A single region of the Silene latifolia isolate original U9 population chromosome 8, ASM4854445v1, whole genome shotgun sequence genome encodes:
- the LOC141595187 gene encoding uncharacterized protein LOC141595187 produces MNCLSLKCRRLGNPDAVCGLRNLIRREAPALVFLSETKLSSSEMRKVTASLEGYCSMEVDSVGRSGGLAFLRRDDVRVSFRSASVHYMDFDIGEEGVMWRLTGFYGSPMVQDRYLSWQLLKNLAEENYSSWLCIGDFNEILYANEMKDGSRAQWQMNNFREAAMFVGCGEGVRREFRFEQIWVGEAGCEDTIRRVWEDGDYDVLETISRCADELKKWKGASTSKILRDLNRKRKRLSWLNENERFIVNVKERRRLMGEITHLLRQEEMFWRQRSRTLWLKDRDRNTKYFHRKARQRKNKNNIKHIMDSQGTTCEGVEAVKTTAVGFFSLIFASSRPEQFDELLDGVRGRVTDSMNGQFRAEYRGEEVFEALNQMHPLKASGPDGMNALFYQTY; encoded by the exons atgaatTGTTTAAGCCTTAAATGCAGGAGGTTGGGCAACCCCGATGCAGTATGCGGTCTTCGAAATCTGATTCGAAGAGAGGCCCCAGCTTTGGTGTTTTTGTCTGAAACAAAGCTGAGTAGTAGTGAGATGAGGAAAGTCACAGCTAGTTTGGAGGGATATTGTAGTATGGAGGTTGATAGCGTGGGTAGGTCGGGTGGGCTTGCTTTCTTACGGAGAGACGATGTCAGAGTAAGCTTTAGGTCGGCTTCTGTCCATTATATGGACTTTGATATTGGTGAGGAGGGGGTAATGTGGAGGTTGACGGGATTCTACGGTTCGCCGATGGTGCAGGACAGATATTTGTCATGGCAATTACTTAAGAATTTAGCTGAGGAAAATTACTCTTCGTGGCTGTGTATTGGAGATTTTAACGAAATTTTATatgcaaatgaaatgaaagatgGCTCGAGGGCTCAGTGGCAGATGAATAATTTTAGGGAAGCAGCGATGTTTGTGGGCTGT GGGGAAGGTGTAAGGAGGGAATTCCGTTTTGAGCAGATATGGGTTGGAGAGGCGGGGTGTGAAGATACAATAAGACGAGTGTGGGAAGATGGGGATTATGACGTGCTGGAGACTATTTCTCGTTGTGCAGATGAACTTAAAAAGTGGAAAGGGGCAAGCACTAGTAAAATATTGCGTGACTTGAATCGAAAAAGAAAGAGATTGTCATGGCTTAATGAAAATGAGAGGTTTATAGTTAATGTTAAGGAAAGGAGGAGGCTTATGGGGGAAATTACACATCTCCTCCGTCAAGAGGAGATGTTCTGGAGACAGCGGTCGAGAACCCTTTGGCTGAAGGACAGGGATCGTAATACTAAATACTTTCATAGGAAAGCTCGTCAAAGAAAAAATAAGAATAATATTAAACATATTATGGATAGTCAAGGCACGACTTGCGAGGGCGTGGAGGCGGTGAAGACGACTGCCGTGGGTTTTTTCTCTTTAATTTTTGCGTCTTCTAGGCCGGAGCAGTTCGATGAGCTCCTAGATGGCGTGAGAGGCCGTGTGACAGATTCCATGAACGGGCAGTTTAGGGCGGAGTATAGGGGAGAGGAAGTTTTCGAGGCACTAAACCAAATGCATCCATTGAAGGCCTCGGGCCCTGATGGAATGAATGCCCTTTTTTATCAAACCTACTAG